The Telopea speciosissima isolate NSW1024214 ecotype Mountain lineage chromosome 11, Tspe_v1, whole genome shotgun sequence genome includes the window TGATACCAATTCTTATTTTATAAACCTTAtgttatattcatctccatttggtggcatttggtaattttattaaaactttgaattagagtttgaacaactttctttgtttattttagcctaaaaactaaaaaaatgtCATTGAGATGTGTGTGaagtcctctatcacatgaactAATCTAATGCACTGCCCAAGTtgcaaatagtgaagtgtttTCTTCACCAGGCATAGTGACACATAGGACCTTAAAACTTGTCATTACCTTGCATTAATATTTCAGTTGTTTCTACAAAAGTTTTTTGACAGGTTTTCTCACACCCACAGTCAAGGGAGAACCCCTTGACCATTGACCAATGGGTTTGGATGTGTTCACGGGGTATATCAACCATACATACATTAATGGTCATTGATGATTGTAGAGGATaactttccccaaaaaaatttgggaaattTTCTATTAATCCTTTATTCTAATTCTATATTTATTCAAGGGACAAAGAATGTCACCCAATCGCAAGCGCTCAGTGCACGCCATCCCTGtacccagacacaggggcacGTGAAATGATCGTTGCACTGGTACCTTAGTCATTTCCGCCTATCTAGGGGGGTGCGGCGGTCATGCATCCCTTTGTATGGGCACAAGGGCAGCATGCGCTACACGACCGGTGATGTTCTTTATCCCTTTATTCAAACTCCTCTACTCAAAGTTTCTTAACTAATTCCCCCCGGAAAAGTAaatttcccttctctctcccctgCTAGTTCTAAATCCTAAAATTACTCATGCTCCTCTCCACTCCCTTCTTATAGCCTCTCTAATGGCACCCCACTCCCACAGTCTTTCTTCGGCATCTTCTCCCACTCTATGCCCTGCCACAAGCTCTCACCTTGCCTTCCCCTTTATCTTGAGCCACCCCTCTCCTCAACCCCACCTTAGTAAATTCTTAAATGAGAAGTCGAGAAACCAACAAAGAGCATTTTATGATTGAGTGAGAGACTTTTGTGACTTTTGAGGTAGAATATCAAGGAGAGAATGTCTATAATTGATTAGACGAAAATCCGGATCTATTAGccggtattttggtaaattgcttgcaattttttttcaaaattaatattATTTACTAATATTTGTTTTCACAAACAGTTTTGGAAAATATTGTTACTGGTCCAATCAAAATTACAGAATctttgataaaaataaattttttatagaTTGGGGTTATGATAGTACACACATACTCTATAGTCTATGATGCGATATTGTACTATTGGGGACTGATGTCATCTacttaaattgaaaattttttgttACACCTGTTTAGCTATGTATGTATTGGTAAATAACACATTAGTGAATGTAGCATTAACCTGACAGGCAAACTGGATGGAATCCGAATGAGATCTTTCCCCCTTCCTCATTTGCCCAACCCATTTATGTAGCATATTTATTACTGGCCATGGTCTATTGAATTGAACCCATTAAATGTTGACAGATGAGATCTCACATCAAGATTTGCAAAATGATGTGATAGAGAAATTTTTATCTACAACTAAATCATACACTagttttattggattcaaatatagAGCTGATTTAGGAAGGTTTTGcatttggttcaatttggaAAAACCAAATCACGTTATATTCTAAAAGAGTTATTGGAAAGTAATTGAGTGTGAACATTACATGTAAACAATAGTTATCTTTGACAATATACAAGTTGTTTTGTCTCTCTCCTTGGAGATTTGATTCCACATCAATTcattccccttctctttctttagaGAACCACTATTAGagctcctccttcttccttgtgtgagtgtgtgaggtAAAGGACTAAGATTTTGTGAAAACTCTATGATAGTGGCCAATGTTGACGAGAACGAAAAGTGGTAGTGGTAAGAAGAACTAATCGCGAAAGGGTTAAGATCACATGAAGGGTTTGCGTTTGTGAACATCTAGGTAACCTTGTTCTTTCTTGTGTATGccattaaattttttaatggtCATTCCCACCGATGGATCGATCCGTCACCCAATAACTGTAACCATTGTAACTAGTGAGAGTTTTTAAAACTACCGTTAACTTTCTTAATGGTAAGAAGGTTTTAAAATGGAGAGGGACCACTTGTCTCATTGGGCAGTTAGATAGGATAAAAAGAATGTCCCAAAGCACGAGGCTCCGCTTCGCAAGGGAGATTGTTTCCAAGTTTGAATCCGCAATCAACAGGTTGTTATAGTGCAACTGTTGCGCCAAGGGCAAGGGCAAATAGATAGGATAAGATCCACACAAAAAATTTATTCCAGCCCACAATTGACACCTCTAAATTGGATAAATACAGGTTATATGGTTGTATCAGCTGGCTAAGTTGATTTATTTATCAAACtatatactatatgcaaattTATTTTATGACAGTGTCTGATGGACACCCCTAGCCTATTGGTATATGTAGAGCTcgacaccttcttttaattgttcatTGTCTTATTCATTGTCTTTAAGATAAGAGTATCAAAGGGTTTTCAATAATAAGTTTAAAAGTGACaaatcattatgtcattatctaaaagtgtcattgtcatgcatatttttcgagtacacatgtaaatgacactattatcctcattagaagaaaaaaaatatgtattataccaaaaaaacaaaaaagtaaaattacaaattatttgacaccttaagggtTATCAACTATCAATATGAAAATCCCTTATTTAATTATTCCTACAAAACTATGAGTGTAAGACCCCATTATCATTACCCTCATTGTAACCTTTATACTCTCCTCATTTTCTTATAGGACGATAAATGTTACACTTAATATCCAAACTAGGGTAGGGATAAAGCATGCATATTGATCAATGGATACCCATTTCAACCCTACTTACAAATATAACTTgatgtttaatttttattgatcAACCAGTTATATAGGAAAGGTAATGTGGTGGCTAATTTCCTCTCTAATGAAGGTGCaatctctttgtttttccctttaaattgaTAGCGATAAGGATTATTACAGTTAACGACAAttctttataaataaaaaatgtgtaaGAAAGAGTGATTGCAATCCTATTCTCCATTGCCAATGAAGACACTCTCATCTCATCATGGACGTAGGCACTTTACTGAATCACGTCTATCCTTGTTTGATTGctctttctttagtttctttttgttttctacaTCATGTATAGGCTTTAGTATCTACATCTCTAATGCTTATTCAACTCACAACCTTGTTCATATTTTCCGGATTTTTCAACACAAGCTCACCCTATACACAATAAAAACTCCTATTATCTTCTAGATCATTAGATATGCTCAACATAAACTTCAACCAACTCTAGAGTTCTaacaatttttcttttcaagaCTGAATGAAGCATTCAGTCCTCAGCTGAAACAAAGTAGCACATTCAACTGTAGCGATGTAATGGCATATGTTAAACTGCAAACAGATGTCATAGCTTACATTTATTTCCAATGAAAACCAATAACCAAACAAAGTTGATTCACTTGTTGGCaatgaaataccaaataaaCAATcaattccctcttcttcttcacagatCTGGAAAATGCCCATGAAAGCAATATGCCTATTGGCCAATTTTATTGAGGTATTGCCAAAGAATTCAATGGTCAATGTCAGCTGAAATAGACTCTATCTTATGAAGAATTAAGgctgtatttggtatgcattttcgGAATAGATTAtgggtctagaatgcattttgaagtgaaaaaaataaagaagaactgGATTTCAGAATGTATTCTAGACCTAAAATATATTTtgagaatgtataccaaacagaACCCAATTGTTTGCTAAAACAGCTGGCTTGCTAAACATATAAGGAATAGAGTTTGATTCATGGTGTCCATATGATTGAGATAGAGCATAACATTTAACATAAGAGCGATCTAGGCAATGCCCTTTTTTCCGTTTATTTGATTATTGCAGTTTGTTAATTATAAAAAAGACATACCCAGTgtacaaggctcccgccattaCGGGGTCTAGGGAGAGTCATAGTATACGCAGTTGTACTCTTATCTCGTGAAGAATTTGTTTCTCGACTTGATCTACAACTATAAGTGGGTAAAGCATCATCAATGATACTTGGATTGGGAAAATGAACCATTAGCCATGGGCTTAGCAAAGGTTAGGTTATCTATTTGATGAaaagagggatagattattaaTGGGTTATAGGTATATGCTTACTTGGGTAATTGCTTTGGGAAGATGTATGTGTATAATATGCAAGGCATACAAGGAAAATTCCTAATTAGTCCCTAACTAGACTAATATATGAGTAGGTTAAGACCCATCTTGTGTTTCCACTTTTTTTGAGACCATGAGTGTGAAGGCATTTCACAGGGAGGACATAAGATAGAGCAGACCAAAAATTCACCTTGACTTGCATCCATGGATCATTGGGAGAATctagatttctctctctctctttcctggAGAACATTACTTGAAGAGAATTACCTTTTGGAACATTCTCTAGGGAAGATCTaactataaaaaacaaacaGCAACTACAAGAACAACAGCAATTGGATCAGATCAGAAAGTTAATTTCTTAGAGATTGATCCATGAAACATAACCAACTACTGAAATTCGTCTCAGatcaaacacaaaaaacaaaagaattccAGCTTCTGGACTTGGAAAAGATCATTGTTCATATATGAATcagaaagttaaaaatttcaGTAATGCCTAACTAATGATATACTCAATTCGTCTCTACCCGGATCCTCAAATCAACCCAACAGGAaaatgaaaaacagaaaaaagaagattCTTGAATGCTATtaaaaagcaagaaagaaaagaagagcagAGCTGCATATATACATTTAACCACCCAGAGAATGTAAGTTCCTTCCAACCCAGAGATTTCTAACCCTAAGAAGCAAaggaaatcaagagaaggagagaccAGAGGAAGAACAGCATTCAAGTTTCAGCCATCGTTCTTCACCATTACTGTTTGCAGAGAGATAGCCGCAGTTTATTCGAAAGAAGAATCCTAACTAGAACCAGTCATCATAATCTTGAATTCTTCGAAATTGATCAATCCATCACCATCACAATCGACCCCACTAATCATCTTCCTACAATCTGCAAGCGAAGTCTCTTCCCCCAAGCTCCTCAACACAGTCTGCAATTCCTCAGGTGAAATCGACCCGTTTCGATCAATATCATATATCAAGAAAGCATTCCTCAAATCCTCAAGAACCTTCACAGTATCAACCCCTTGCGTGTTTAACTCAATAAACTCATTCAGATCAATGTGCCCATCTCCATCCGAATCAACCTCCTtaatcatcttctccaattcctccTCCGTCGTAGGATGCCCAAGACTCCCCATGATCGCACCCAGTTCAGACGAAGAAATCTTCCCATCCCCATTCACATCGAATTTCTTGAAAACATTCTCAAGCTCCTCGATCTGATTCCTCGCCTGTGTGAACGAAACCGGCCCAGATTGAAAAGGGTTTTCTTGATTTCCATGGCTTGACCCTGCAGGCGACTGCGACTTTGACGATGATTTCTTTCTCCGAGCAAGAAAAGACTTAATTCCCAtgatttttttctggttttcaaGTCCGAATAACCAAAGAAACTAAACAGAAACTGAAGATCAAGCAATTTAGCCACCATATGAGAGAGAAACGAACAAAAAGAAGTAGAGAAGAACAGAAATCTCTTTCTGTTGAAACACTAAATAAAGGGTAACCGCGTGAATCTGGAATTCCCGTTAGAATTGGAGTTCCAAAGCCGAATTTAGTTAGGAGAAGTTACCAAGCTTAGAATGAGACTTCGCCCTTCTCTATCTTTAGCGATGATATCCGTAAAACTCAAGAACTCTCAAAGAGACTCCATGAGTTCACCAAACACTGTTAAACCCATAAATGCAAAATTTCTAAAAAGATTAAAAGAGATTTTAAAACGACGAGAATAACGGCTATATTTAATAGTATAGAGAAAGTGTTAGGAAATTTCGAACAAACGACTTGTTCTTTTCCAGCTTACAAGACCAAGAACGTTTCCCGCGCTCATCAATCTACGTGGCATTATGACCGTTTAATATTCCAGTAACGAACGATCAAGATTGATCAGTTAAGAAAGCGCGTGACACTTGTATAGAATATTAGCCGTTGATACTCTGATTTGGTCATCCAAAGGACAGATATTCCGTATTTCGGCCATTTAatacttaattaattaattattaaaatttctttaaatttctttaaattttgattattatattaagtaaagagaagaaaacttCAAAAAGGGTTCCAGCTTTTAAGCGTGAATAGAGGTGGAAAAGAAGAGGATTTCTAAGGAGTAGGTTCTTTGATAAAGTTTACGGAGTATTGTATTAAGTTGTGGTTAATGAATCGAAGAGTTAGAATTTGTTGATAATGAGATGGATGGCTATGATGATGGTAGTGTAGAATGATATCATGCTGTAGCATTTATGAGACTCGTGCCCAAACGGTAACCTTTTTCTATACGACTCTACCCATACAGACGTGCCGCGTGCGTTGCTCTAAAAAGATAAAATGGGACTGTCACCGTGTGTCCGTGTCACGGAAGTGTTTAATGAATCCAACTAAACACGGAATGTGTGGTGGGCCAACCTCTTTGTCATTTAAACGTTTGAAATTGGTTTGGATTGTCTGATTGGAATCATGATCAAGATTTGTCTATTTCTTCCCGTGCTTCTCACATGGAACCTGTTGGGTTTATTCATTACTCTCACGTGTGTAGAAAGTGAGTGCAACCTTTTACAGCGTGGTTTGTTAAGAAGGAATCATTAAAGGTGATGGGTTTTACCTAGTTGGGCTAATTAAGGCCCATAAGGCTTCAATCTTGGCCCATGTCCAAGAGAGTGTCAGATGGGTTGGAGGTTCTGTTTGGTTGCCCTCTCCCCATGTAGGTGCATGGATTGAGGTATCACCGTATCAGTATCAGATCTGCCGGATCATATCGGTATCAGTCGAGTCcgatattgatatcgatactTGGTCAATCCTAGATCAGATATCGGTATTGGATCAAGGGTGAAATcgttaaaaaattaatttttaatgaaaataggGATAAAATTGACCAATCCAGGCCAAGACCGGCTgatccaaataggtatcgacaaTACCGATGCCAATCCTGATATCGATACGATGATACCTCACGATCTGAGTCCGAGCTGTTGAAATATAATGATTCAAAAGTCCATTTTGAAATCGTCTGCTTTGCACCAACCTCCCATTACATTCTTCAACAAGAATCACGCGAAGAGAATTCACCATTGGGGTATCTTTATTCCCTTTATCCCCCCCTATTGTGCGAAGTTTGAAATGCCCTTAGTACAATTTTAGGACTCTCATCCAACCACCAAACTCGTGAATTAAgaaattctctcttcatcatgggtgaaggaaaactcaccTTGTTAATATAACTAAAAACAAGTCATTggactttctttttttgggtagaaagtcATATGATTGGACAGAGGTGTAAAGCATGGTCAATGGGTTTAATTATGGTTATTTCAGTTACTAAATTAACTTGATAAACAATCTAGCCCAACGGATCCAGGGCCCagcatccctttttttttatatatttcgGCCCAGCCCAATAAGGAAGTTACTTATCAAGCATTATTGTTaggaaaaaacataaaaaagtgaGGGCCTAAGAAGTAGGCAGGGGAACACCGACCATACCCTATGAGGAAATGCTTTCCCACTAACTCGAACTCCTAATTTTGTATTAAGGCTAATCTTAGTTTTTGTGAAATATCTTAATTAATTAACAAAATTAGTTGATTAGTTGACGCGTGTATGGAAGTCAAACCACCATATATGTGCATGTGAGCACGTTCTCATAAAGTCAAGAAGTGTCAAAGAATTtgtgattttatatttttgccCTTGCattataatacatttttttttctttccatagggataaatcttgtcatttcacatgtatattcaaaaaatgtataaaataatgACAATTTTATTAATGTTAAATAGTGAGATCGAGTGGGGGTTAAAGAGGGGTAGAGATACCAAGAGGAAAGGAGCAACATGCTCTATCGCAATAACTTTTGATAACGAAATAATGATAAGTAACTTTCAAATTATTAATGTAAATTTATATTTTACCTTTGACTTAAAGAATTTTTGAAAGAAGTGGGCTAAAAGCATCTGGTTCGAATGATTATGAGATACACAATGAGACAAAGCCTATACTCTATAGgggaatcgttatcgtctacggttccctgaccggtgcggttccctagtgcctctcacaagaggggggtgggactcACCCGGagcacctgaccgaacactctgctcgggtggggtccaccctcctcttgtgagaggcactagggaaccacaTCGGTCAGGGAACCGCATACTATAAAAATTCCTCTATAGGGGAGAGCACTTAGACAATTCACTTTTTTTACAGGGAAGTCTGTTGGACTTGGGAGGAATTCCTCAAGACGTATTACGATTTTTCACTGAGGAGGTAGATCGAAGTCATCGGGTTCAGATGGGGATAGGAATGCAGATTTAGATGCCTTGTATGATAAGGAAGAGAGTATATCCAAAAAATGAAGACCTAGCTTGAAAGCCCTAGAGCTAGAGCTTCTACTGCTATATAAACGAGCTAATGtccatgcaaccaaacaacGACTAGCTAATCGTAGAGCACCATTGCGCTAACACAGTAAGAAAAGCGCTAACGCCCCAACTGTAAACAGGCGTGCTAATGCATCGCTAGCTCAATGTCAGTAGAAGGGAAGAAAACAAACATGGTCACCCTTTTTAGGAATATGGCTCAAAAAATTAGACAAATGACAATCAAAAAATGGTACCATGTTCTAATTGTATgtctatagaggtgtcatttataCAATTCTTATATAAAACTACAAAACTACATGGAATAAACAAGGAGTAACACATGGTATCATACATGGGACAAGGTTTTCCACGAAGCTAGAGTGAGAAACCACATCAATGAGAGGACAATTATATATACGATTACAAAActatatgaaataaaaaaataaaatacacaaAGAATAACACATGCTATTATACATAGGGGCAAAGGTTTCCCACGAAACCAAAGTGGGACAGAAACCACACTaatgaaaagacaattttataTACAATTACAAAACTACATGGAATAAAGAAAGAATGCAAAAGGAGAAACACATGCTATATATAATACATGGGGGCATAGCTTCCAACGAAACCAAAGTGGGAAAGAAACCACACCAATGAGAGGACGAGTGATAGATTTGTTCAATAAGaagttttatattttatttgaatagAGAAAGTGTCAATGTGAATCCCATGACTCAAAATGAAAGAACACGTATGAAAGAATCTGCACTCCTGACATCGTGGGTTTTTTCCCCCTCAATCAAGAGCTATTATATTCTAGGTTTCAATCAACTAGTGGTTGTAACAATAATATGCCAATTACTAGCCGGTAGCTCTCTTTGTTGCCTTCTGTGTACCTTCTCAAATAATCATCGTGGGTTGGGGAAGGGGTTGTTGGTTTTACATAAACGTCAAGGAAAGACAAAGTAACGTATTAGAAGTGGACACTACAACC containing:
- the LOC122645866 gene encoding probable calcium-binding protein CML25, which encodes MGIKSFLARRKKSSSKSQSPAGSSHGNQENPFQSGPVSFTQARNQIEELENVFKKFDVNGDGKISSSELGAIMGSLGHPTTEEELEKMIKEVDSDGDGHIDLNEFIELNTQGVDTVKVLEDLRNAFLIYDIDRNGSISPEELQTVLRSLGEETSLADCRKMISGVDCDGDGLINFEEFKIMMTGSS